In bacterium, the sequence AGCTTCCAGATTGCGGGGCGGTTCGGACGAGTTCCACGGCACACTGGACAACATAGTCCGCCAGACCGGCGGAGCATTGATAAGCCTGATGCTGAACTGGCGCTGGAAGGCCGACATCACCGACTGCGAGAACGGTTTCAGGGCCATCGACACCCGGATGGCCAGGGAGCTGGGTTTGAAAGCCGACGATTTTCTGATCGAGCAGGAGATGGTGATCAAGGCCCTCAAACGGGGGCTGAGGATAACCGAGATAGCCAGCCACGAATATTCACGGCAGGGCGGGGTCTCCAAGCTGAAGACCAGCCAGGGCTGGAGATTCCTGTGGCACATCTTCCGGGAGATGCTGACTTGAAGGTTTTGCTGGTAAATCCCCCGGCCTATCTGGGGGTGTCCCAGGTGCGGGAGGGAAGGTGCATGCAGCGGGCCGGGGCCTGGACCTCGGTCTGGCCGCCGCTTTCCCTGGCCCTGACCGCGGCGGTGCTGCGCCGGGCCGGGCATCAGGTTAAACTGCACGACTGCATAGTGGAAAATATCTCCCGTCCCCGGCTGCTGCAACTGGCCAAAGAATACGCCCCCGACTGGTGCCTGTTCAACAGCGCCACTCCTTCCATCGCCGGAGACATGGAGACGGTCGACGAAATGGCCCAAGCCCTGCCGAACTGCCGGACCGCAGTTTTTGGGATACACCCCACCGCCCTGCCGGAGGAGACCTTCGGCCTTTCCAAAGGACTGGATGTTATAATAATGGGAGAGCCGGAGCAGACCGCCATGGAGCTGGTCTCAGCGGAAAAGTATGACGGGATCTCCGGCATCAGCTACCGCCGACAGGGAAAGGTTTTTCACAATCAGCTCCGGGCCGCCATGGAAGATCTTGACAGCCTGCCCTACCCGGCCTGGGATCTGATAGACAAAAATCTT encodes:
- a CDS encoding glycosyltransferase family 2 protein, with the protein product MKDITVAIIARDEESTIARAVLGAKTHAGELLVVDGGSVDRTAEIARKEGADVLADDGRGKGSGVRLAIQKARGGILVLMDADGSHQSSDIPELVRPIMEGRADLVIASRLRGGSDEFHGTLDNIVRQTGGALISLMLNWRWKADITDCENGFRAIDTRMARELGLKADDFLIEQEMVIKALKRGLRITEIASHEYSRQGGVSKLKTSQGWRFLWHIFREMLT